A DNA window from Caretta caretta isolate rCarCar2 chromosome 7, rCarCar1.hap1, whole genome shotgun sequence contains the following coding sequences:
- the LOC125640639 gene encoding calmodulin-1 isoform X1 — MGSGQADQLTEEQIAEFKEAFSLFDKDGDGTITTKELGTVMRSLGQNPTEAELQDMINEVDADGNGTIDFPEFLTMMARKMKDTDSEEEIREAFRVFDKDGNGYISAAELRHVMTNLGEKLTDEEVDEMIREADIDGDGQVNYEEFVQMMTAK; from the exons ATGGGCTCGGGGCAG GCAGACCAGCTGACGGAGGAACAGATCGCAG AATTCAAGGAAGCCTTCTCTCTTTTCGACAAGGATGGGGATGGCACCATTACCACCAAGGAGCTGGGTACTGTCATGAGGTCCCTAGGGCAGAACCCCACTGAGGCAGAGTTGCAGGACATGATCAATGAGGTGGATGCTGATG GGAATGGCACCATTGACTTCCCTGAGTTCCTAACCATGATGGCAAGGAAGATGAAGGATACAGACAGCGAGGAGGAGATCCGTGAGGCCTTCCGGGTGTTTGACAAG gatgGGAATGGGTATATCAGTGCGGCCGAGCTGCGCCACGTCATGACCAATCTGGGTGAGAAGCTGACAGATGAGGAGGTGGATGAGATGATCCGGGAAGCTGACATCGATGGTGATGGACAGGTCAACTATgaag AGTTTGTACAGATGATGACAGCTAAGTAG
- the LOC125640639 gene encoding calmodulin-1 isoform X2, which produces MADQLTEEQIAEFKEAFSLFDKDGDGTITTKELGTVMRSLGQNPTEAELQDMINEVDADGNGTIDFPEFLTMMARKMKDTDSEEEIREAFRVFDKDGNGYISAAELRHVMTNLGEKLTDEEVDEMIREADIDGDGQVNYEEFVQMMTAK; this is translated from the exons atg GCAGACCAGCTGACGGAGGAACAGATCGCAG AATTCAAGGAAGCCTTCTCTCTTTTCGACAAGGATGGGGATGGCACCATTACCACCAAGGAGCTGGGTACTGTCATGAGGTCCCTAGGGCAGAACCCCACTGAGGCAGAGTTGCAGGACATGATCAATGAGGTGGATGCTGATG GGAATGGCACCATTGACTTCCCTGAGTTCCTAACCATGATGGCAAGGAAGATGAAGGATACAGACAGCGAGGAGGAGATCCGTGAGGCCTTCCGGGTGTTTGACAAG gatgGGAATGGGTATATCAGTGCGGCCGAGCTGCGCCACGTCATGACCAATCTGGGTGAGAAGCTGACAGATGAGGAGGTGGATGAGATGATCCGGGAAGCTGACATCGATGGTGATGGACAGGTCAACTATgaag AGTTTGTACAGATGATGACAGCTAAGTAG